A stretch of Candidatus Thorarchaeota archaeon DNA encodes these proteins:
- a CDS encoding phosphatidylserine/phosphatidylglycerophosphate/cardiolipin synthase family protein, whose protein sequence is MSDNEPTYWGSWKGRVVKAIAVDGARTWNQIRDQTGLSPKTFNKVLSELFSAEALKKLNNKDPEEYRVSYELYKEYQEYFEKLEPERRTRPVKVTESDQTGLIHWIDQWRETMGLDFSLQPEHFYLAGGNLNNFSEKLILRAKKEVLVVNPYVDQCDLSDSLWKSADEDKQVTLITREPEDHYEKIKKRKEQFHRILSDRGVKVVYNPRVHAKLTAVDRAVAVVSSMNLNSSSAGGSSWEGGMVTKNDSVVESIVDSIYELLERPESE, encoded by the coding sequence ATGTCTGATAATGAACCAACTTACTGGGGATCTTGGAAAGGAAGAGTAGTCAAAGCAATTGCGGTCGACGGCGCTAGGACGTGGAATCAGATTAGAGACCAGACCGGCCTATCGCCCAAAACCTTCAACAAGGTTCTATCGGAGTTATTCAGTGCTGAAGCTCTCAAGAAACTTAACAATAAAGACCCAGAGGAGTATCGAGTTAGCTACGAATTATACAAAGAATATCAAGAGTATTTTGAAAAGCTGGAGCCTGAAAGAAGAACAAGACCTGTGAAAGTAACAGAGTCGGATCAGACCGGCCTTATTCATTGGATAGACCAATGGAGAGAAACAATGGGTCTGGATTTCTCTCTGCAACCAGAGCATTTCTACTTGGCTGGTGGAAATCTAAACAACTTCTCGGAGAAGCTCATTCTTAGAGCGAAGAAAGAAGTACTTGTCGTAAATCCATATGTTGACCAGTGTGATCTCAGTGATTCACTATGGAAATCTGCAGATGAAGATAAACAGGTTACTCTAATCACACGTGAACCTGAAGACCACTATGAGAAGATTAAGAAGCGAAAAGAACAGTTTCACAGAATTCTCTCCGATAGAGGCGTAAAGGTAGTCTACAATCCACGTGTTCATGCCAAATTAACCGCAGTTGATAGAGCCGTAGCGGTCGTTTCTTCAATGAATTTGAATAGCAGTTCGGCTGGTGGTTCCTCTTGGGAAGGCGGAATGGTGACGAAGAATGATTCCGTAGTTGAGTCAATCGTTGATTCAATTTATGAACTGCTTGAGCGTCCCGAGTCGGAATAG
- a CDS encoding ABC transporter ATP-binding protein has protein sequence MRSDSRLPFFQKVYYRRRLNYPATTVFRIAVKPLGDTKLTSTNDFILTTSGLTKSFGGLIAVNDVSIDVERGSIKAIIGPNGSGKTTLFNLITGALSPTSGKVYFEGQDITRTSMHQRARKGISRSYQITNIFPHQTTFENIRLAVQGCSGAGVNFFGMLKDAGSFNHFHERVIEIATIVGLDPARLYVPAALIPHAEQRKLEIAMALATEPRLLLLDEPAAGMSIEEIPEVIDAILRVKDSYGDDLTLLVVEHKMDIVMRLSEEIIALAEGKMIAKGTPDEIREDERVLTAYLGDTNDKLA, from the coding sequence ATGAGGAGTGACTCAAGATTACCATTTTTCCAAAAGGTATATTATCGACGGAGACTGAACTACCCGGCAACAACCGTCTTCAGAATTGCCGTAAAGCCTCTGGGGGATACTAAATTGACCTCAACCAACGACTTCATTCTCACCACGAGCGGGCTGACCAAGAGTTTTGGTGGCCTGATTGCTGTTAACGATGTCAGTATTGATGTCGAGCGGGGCTCCATAAAGGCAATCATTGGCCCAAATGGGTCCGGAAAAACCACATTGTTTAATCTAATCACAGGCGCCCTGTCCCCGACGTCTGGGAAGGTCTATTTTGAAGGTCAAGACATCACAAGAACTTCAATGCATCAAAGAGCACGAAAGGGAATATCGCGTTCCTATCAAATCACGAACATTTTCCCTCATCAAACAACTTTTGAGAATATCCGCTTAGCAGTTCAGGGCTGTAGTGGAGCTGGGGTGAACTTCTTTGGCATGCTGAAAGACGCAGGTTCTTTCAACCACTTTCATGAGAGAGTTATTGAGATAGCCACCATTGTGGGTTTGGATCCTGCGAGACTCTATGTTCCAGCTGCTTTGATTCCGCATGCTGAGCAGAGAAAGCTCGAGATTGCCATGGCACTTGCAACCGAACCGAGACTACTCTTACTCGACGAACCTGCTGCTGGGATGTCAATTGAAGAAATCCCTGAAGTGATTGATGCCATCCTTCGGGTAAAGGATTCGTATGGCGATGATCTCACATTGCTAGTTGTTGAGCATAAGATGGACATCGTTATGCGATTGAGCGAGGAGATAATTGCTCTCGCAGAAGGGAAGATGATTGCGAAAGGCACTCCCGACGAGATTCGAGAAGATGAACGAGTATTGACAGCTTACCTTGGTGATACAAATGACAAACTTGCTTGA